The genome window CGGCCAACCTGGAGATTGTCGGGCGCCTGCAGTCGGTGCAGAGCATTGCGCAAAGCACCGCCGACAACGTGGAAACCCTGGCACGCAGCAGCGAGCGGTTGCCGCCGATCGCGGTGCGCCTGGATGCGTTGGGACGCAGGTTTCATCCCTAAGCCAGGTAGCCGCTGATGCCGTCCCATAACAGCTTGAGCGCCGTGATAATCAGCAAGCCATAGCACGCGCGATACAACTGGCGCTGATCCAACCGCGCATGCAGGCGCCAGCCCAGCCACACGCCACTCGGCACGGCAAGCAGGCAGATCAGCGCCAGGCCCAGCACATCACCGGTCGGCCTGGCCAGGATCAGCCAAGGGATAGCCTTGAGCAGGTTACCCACGGTGAAAAACAGGCTGGTGGTGCCGGCGTACACCTGCTTGCTCAGGCCCAGCGGCAACAGGTACATCGCCAACGGCGGCCCACCGGAATGCGCAACCATGGTGGTGATTCCGGAGGTGACCCCAGCGGCCACGGCCTTCGGTGCTGAACGCGGCTTCACACTGACATTTCCCCCGGCCCTGAACCACAGGCCGACAAACACCAGGGTGACCACCGCCATCACGATGGCAATCGCGCGGTGATCCAATACGCGAAAAAGCAGGTAGCCAACGCCAATCCCGACCACCAACCCAGGTACCAGTAAAGTGAGGTCGGGCTTTGACCAGGTCGACGGTTTCCAATAGCGCAGGCCGAACAGGTCCATGGCGATGAACAACGGTGCCAACAAACCACCGGCGGTGATCGGGTCCATCACCAGCGACAGCAGCGGAATGCCGACGATGGCAAAGCCACCGCCGAAGGCGCCTTTCATGAAGCAGATCAAGAACACCCCGGCGAACGTGACCAGGATCGTGGTGAGGCTCAGCTCAAGCTCCATGGCGCGGCCTCCGGATCCAACGGGCCGAGGTTTTCCAGCATGATCTGCGCAAGTGCCGTCTCACCGCGCTCGCGCAGGTGCACGATGGCTGACATGAGCCGTCCGTGGGTGCCGTCGTGCGGTTCAAAATCAAACGGCAGGTGATCGGCGTCCATGCCGCTGTCACCCGGCATCACCACGATGCCCAGTGGGTTGTCATGGATGATTCTGTGCAGTTGTTCCAGGCGTTGTTCGGCAAAGTGATCAGGAATGTACATGGCGAGCATTCATTTTGGCGGGAAGAGAACCCATAATCTCGCCCATCACCTGCAGCGCAAAAAGCACCAGTTTCGAGGTTTTTCCATGGGCCAGTTATCGAATCCTTCGCGCGGCGCTGAACGCCGAATCTAC of Pseudomonas azotoformans contains these proteins:
- a CDS encoding sulfite exporter TauE/SafE family protein translates to MELELSLTTILVTFAGVFLICFMKGAFGGGFAIVGIPLLSLVMDPITAGGLLAPLFIAMDLFGLRYWKPSTWSKPDLTLLVPGLVVGIGVGYLLFRVLDHRAIAIVMAVVTLVFVGLWFRAGGNVSVKPRSAPKAVAAGVTSGITTMVAHSGGPPLAMYLLPLGLSKQVYAGTTSLFFTVGNLLKAIPWLILARPTGDVLGLALICLLAVPSGVWLGWRLHARLDQRQLYRACYGLLIITALKLLWDGISGYLA
- a CDS encoding FMN-binding negative transcriptional regulator, translated to MYIPDHFAEQRLEQLHRIIHDNPLGIVVMPGDSGMDADHLPFDFEPHDGTHGRLMSAIVHLRERGETALAQIMLENLGPLDPEAAPWSLS